TAAGAGTACGGGAGCCGTATTGGCTAACCGTGCAACAAGCCAGCCCGCTGCTGTTAAGGAAGTACCAGTTAATAATGTCGCTTCACCAGCACCTGTTGCAAAATCTAATAGCGCACAGCCGGTAGTGAGTGTTAGCGGGGCTGATGAAATCATTGAAATGGATCGCATGGGTAAAATCATTGCGGATCATATGGTGATGAGTAAGCAGACTTCTGCTCACGTAACTTCATTTGTAGAGGCCGATGTGACGAACATGGTGCTTTGGAGAGATAAGGTGAAGAAAAACTTCGAGAAGAGAGAAAACGAAAAGATTACTTTTACGCCAATCTTTATTGAAGCGGTAACTAAAGCAATTAAAGATTTCCCAATGATCAATGTTTCTGTAAATGGAACTAAGATCATTAAGAAAAAAGATATTAATATTGGTATGGCTGCTGCTTTACCTAGTGGTAACTTAATCGTTCCTGTAATTAAAAATGCAGATCAGCTGAACCTTGTTGGATTGACTAAATCTGTAAATGATCTGGCAAACCGTGCAAGGGGTTCTAAATTGAAACCTGATGAAACGCAGGGGGGTACTTTTACGCTGACTAACGTAGGTTCATTCGGAAACGTAATGGGAACACCTATTATCAATCAGCCTCAGGTAGCTATTCTTGCAGTAGGGGCTATTAAAAAGAAACCAGCAGTTTTAGAGACTGAATACGGAGATGTTATTGCAATCCGCCATATGATGTTCCTCTCGTTGTCTTATGACCATAGAGTGGTTAATGGTGCGCTTGGTGGTACTTTTGTTCGCCGCGTTGCAGATTACCTGGAAAACTGGGATATCAACAGAGAAATTTAATTCCTGAACCTGGAAAATAATTAAAAAGGGGTATCCGGTTTTAACCGGATACCCCTTTGTCGTAATTTACATCTGGTCTCAGACCTCACTCAGCCTGAAGTATTTTCCACCGCTATAAAGTTCCGGATCTACTACCCGATCTTTTAAATTGAAACTGGGCGTATATTCTTCAAAATCCTGTAGTTTTTTAATTTCTTCAATGCGCTGTTTTCCGGCAACAGTATTTTCAATTAGTTTCAGGAGCTGGGTATCATCTTTTTCAAAGTCAGCAGGTGTGATTGCCTTTTCAGCGAGCAGCTGTTTGATTATTTCCGTCAATTTCTCGTTGGCATAAAGGTGTTCTTTTTTTGCGAAATAGTCCTTGTTCAAAATTTCAAATTTGCTTTTAAACCATTGTGCTTCTGCTATCGAGGTCACCATGATTCTTCC
The sequence above is drawn from the Pedobacter cryoconitis genome and encodes:
- a CDS encoding dihydrolipoamide acetyltransferase family protein, producing MAQYELLLPKMGESVAEATVIKWLKQPGDMISLDDTLLEIATDKVDSEVPSPVAGKLIQQLYKEDDVVQVGAVIAIIETDAAESKAAEKQEQPVVAEQAPAAEPVVNIPGTEQLNDTPVNSAQHSSEPDRFYSPLVKSIAAQEQISVAELDDIAGSGADGRLTKDDLLNYIQNGRKSTGAVLANRATSQPAAVKEVPVNNVASPAPVAKSNSAQPVVSVSGADEIIEMDRMGKIIADHMVMSKQTSAHVTSFVEADVTNMVLWRDKVKKNFEKRENEKITFTPIFIEAVTKAIKDFPMINVSVNGTKIIKKKDINIGMAAALPSGNLIVPVIKNADQLNLVGLTKSVNDLANRARGSKLKPDETQGGTFTLTNVGSFGNVMGTPIINQPQVAILAVGAIKKKPAVLETEYGDVIAIRHMMFLSLSYDHRVVNGALGGTFVRRVADYLENWDINREI